In bacterium, the following proteins share a genomic window:
- a CDS encoding TerC family protein, with translation MPDQWIEAAIALLTLTTLEIVLGIDNIIFIAIIVAKLPQSQRQRATRLGLGLAMLTRIGLLLALSWVMRLTDPIIELFHHGFSGRDLILLGGGIFLLAKSTHEIHEKLEGPPEEHLTAGKAARSFGLILVQIMALDIVFSFDSVITAIGMAKHVEIMITAIIIAVIVMMLYANAVSQFVEKHPTMKMLALSFLILIGVMLVVEGFGQHVSKGYIYFAMGFAVAVEMLNMRLRKVSARPVRLHGASPFAPDNEPELID, from the coding sequence ATGCCTGACCAGTGGATCGAAGCCGCCATTGCGCTGCTCACCCTGACGACGCTCGAGATCGTGCTCGGCATCGACAACATCATCTTCATCGCGATTATTGTCGCCAAACTCCCTCAAAGCCAGCGCCAGCGCGCCACCCGCCTCGGGCTCGGCCTGGCGATGCTCACACGAATCGGGCTGCTCTTAGCGCTCAGTTGGGTCATGCGCCTGACTGATCCGATCATCGAGTTGTTCCATCACGGCTTCTCCGGCAGGGATTTGATTCTCCTCGGAGGCGGCATCTTCCTGCTCGCGAAGAGCACGCACGAAATCCACGAGAAGCTTGAAGGCCCGCCGGAGGAGCATCTCACCGCAGGGAAGGCAGCCCGATCCTTTGGGCTGATCCTCGTTCAGATCATGGCACTCGATATCGTGTTCAGCTTCGACTCGGTCATCACCGCCATCGGCATGGCCAAACACGTGGAGATCATGATCACGGCCATCATCATCGCTGTGATCGTCATGATGCTGTACGCCAACGCCGTGTCGCAGTTCGTCGAGAAGCATCCGACGATGAAGATGCTTGCGCTCTCCTTCCTGATTCTGATCGGGGTGATGCTTGTTGTGGAGGGATTCGGCCAGCATGTTTCGAAGGGCTACATATACTTCGCGATGGGCTTTGCGGTCGCTGTTGAAATGCTGAACATGCGGTTGCGGAAAGTCTCGGCAAGGCCCGTGCGTCTGCACGGCGCATCGCCTTTTGCGCCGGACAACGAACCGGAATTGATAGACTAA
- a CDS encoding M56 family metallopeptidase, translated as MMAAMQWQAALQDVAQYATSVGVNLFLVSTILLATGLAAARLCSRKGALVQNTILRVTLLCLFLSPFFVVLIPSIGFTPQSRTAPETEVVEPPPTVNAENVSVDPSPGLKLTWPLILLIFWPGVAALRFLFLCYQGLLDSYLLRREAKDVSDQEILEEFRRSAAAIGVSPPRLVATPVTTSPLHAGILRKVVLLPLAKDRPIGSPSIYLHELSHVKRGDNFWLLLTRLARSVFWFQPLLWKPGVLVPNFWEHVSFPAMLEETCENAADDLPLSTGIDPFEYANTLVDVTEYQMNELAARRRWMGIADLLGAAMASPSELRLARRLHRVTEKGRRLAAPAPRPLVALIVITGLMLGVASANWSEYLAGDPTPPRHLWSGRRYNVAKITHSGVVTPESSWTYLSFRNVSVRLLDEQLRISGQFHIYNVSNPEGEIDQVLLAMGDKVLKVCYDGTPGAHPGVTRWFEYEMSLSEMDAETIPIKLVRVATPSAEQGVRLYEREGGGTAFTIAELHRRIRSPFDR; from the coding sequence ATGATGGCGGCTATGCAGTGGCAAGCAGCATTGCAGGATGTTGCGCAATACGCCACATCGGTTGGGGTGAATCTGTTTCTGGTATCGACGATTCTCCTCGCCACCGGGTTGGCTGCCGCTCGCCTGTGCTCTCGCAAGGGAGCGTTAGTCCAGAATACCATTCTGCGAGTAACGCTCCTTTGCCTATTTTTATCCCCCTTCTTCGTAGTCCTGATCCCATCGATTGGGTTCACTCCCCAGAGTCGAACTGCCCCAGAGACAGAGGTCGTCGAGCCTCCCCCTACGGTCAATGCGGAGAATGTGTCCGTGGACCCTTCGCCGGGATTGAAGCTGACGTGGCCGTTGATCCTCCTGATTTTCTGGCCCGGCGTGGCTGCGTTGCGGTTCCTTTTCCTCTGCTATCAGGGTCTGCTGGATAGCTACCTGCTCCGTCGCGAAGCCAAAGATGTCAGCGACCAGGAGATCCTGGAGGAGTTTCGCCGATCGGCCGCGGCTATCGGAGTCTCGCCACCCAGGCTGGTGGCGACACCAGTCACGACAAGTCCCCTCCATGCTGGTATTCTCCGGAAGGTTGTGCTCCTGCCGCTGGCGAAAGATCGCCCGATCGGCAGTCCCAGCATCTACCTGCACGAGCTTTCCCACGTGAAGCGCGGGGATAACTTCTGGCTCCTGCTGACGCGACTGGCCCGCTCCGTGTTCTGGTTTCAGCCGTTGCTTTGGAAGCCGGGCGTTCTGGTTCCGAACTTCTGGGAACACGTCTCCTTCCCAGCGATGCTGGAGGAGACTTGCGAGAATGCTGCGGACGATCTGCCGCTTTCCACCGGCATCGACCCTTTCGAGTACGCGAACACTCTGGTCGACGTGACCGAGTATCAAATGAACGAGTTGGCGGCGCGCCGGCGCTGGATGGGCATCGCGGATCTGCTGGGGGCAGCAATGGCATCGCCGAGCGAACTCCGCCTGGCCCGCCGGCTGCACCGCGTCACGGAGAAGGGCCGTCGCCTCGCGGCGCCAGCACCGCGGCCACTGGTTGCTCTGATCGTCATTACTGGTCTGATGCTGGGCGTAGCGTCGGCCAATTGGTCGGAGTACCTGGCGGGCGATCCCACTCCCCCACGCCATCTGTGGAGTGGCCGGCGCTACAATGTCGCCAAGATCACGCATTCCGGTGTCGTCACGCCGGAAAGTTCCTGGACATACCTGAGCTTTCGCAACGTCAGCGTCCGTCTTCTGGACGAGCAGCTTCGCATTTCCGGACAGTTCCATATCTACAATGTGAGCAATCCGGAAGGCGAAATCGACCAAGTGCTGCTGGCGATGGGGGACAAGGTCTTGAAGGTCTGCTACGATGGAACCCCGGGCGCACACCCGGGAGTGACGCGCTGGTTCGAGTACGAGATGTCGCTGTCCGAAATGGACGCTGAGACGATCCCGATCAAGCTTGTACGCGTCGCGACACCATCTGCGGAACAGGGTGTGAGACTGTACGAACGGGAAGGCGGCGGTACGGCCTTCACGATCGCAGAACTCCATCGCCGCATCCGATCGCCTTTCGATCGCTGA
- a CDS encoding BlaI/MecI/CopY family transcriptional regulator: protein MGIPRFGRAQLRIMEVLCSADGEVTAKQITEKLNETEPISLSTVQTLLRRMRKKGAVGRRKVAGDSNYYYFPKEEIEDTKVGLMDILRGMFGGSDEELASFLIQRGKITGDGLDRLRKDLEERNKK from the coding sequence ATGGGTATTCCAAGATTCGGCCGGGCTCAACTCCGCATCATGGAAGTGCTCTGCTCCGCAGACGGTGAAGTCACCGCCAAGCAGATCACAGAAAAGCTGAACGAAACCGAACCGATTTCGCTTTCGACGGTGCAGACGCTTCTGCGCCGCATGCGGAAGAAAGGCGCCGTTGGCCGGCGCAAGGTCGCAGGCGACTCGAACTACTATTACTTCCCCAAGGAAGAGATCGAGGACACCAAGGTTGGCCTGATGGACATCCTTCGCGGGATGTTCGGTGGCTCGGACGAAGAGCTGGCCTCGTTCCTCATCCAGCGTGGCAAGATCACGGGGGATGGCCTTGACCGCCTGCGCAAGGACCTGGAAGAGCGGAACAAGAAGTAA
- a CDS encoding VOC family protein, whose amino-acid sequence MRLNHAELFVSDVPRSLRFYEEVLNAAVIEEHETRAVLQLDLETTLTLRHMPPDMYSPFSDGIRLYFECTHFEDDCRRLRRAGLEFSARPRATEEGRQEALIQDPDGHEVCLYRSGVPVEEESLFSFG is encoded by the coding sequence ATGAGACTGAACCACGCCGAGCTATTTGTCAGTGATGTGCCCCGATCCCTTCGGTTCTACGAGGAAGTTCTGAATGCCGCGGTGATCGAGGAGCACGAAACCCGCGCGGTTCTTCAGTTGGACCTGGAGACCACGCTGACGCTTCGCCACATGCCGCCGGATATGTACAGTCCGTTCTCCGATGGCATTCGATTGTACTTCGAGTGTACTCACTTTGAGGACGACTGCCGCCGATTGCGACGGGCTGGCCTGGAATTCTCCGCCCGTCCCCGTGCAACCGAGGAAGGCCGTCAGGAGGCCCTGATTCAGGATCCGGACGGCCACGAGGTCTGCCTTTATCGATCCGGCGTACCCGTAGAGGAAGAAAGCCTCTTCAGCTTCGGATGA
- the preA gene encoding NAD-dependent dihydropyrimidine dehydrogenase subunit PreA has translation MPDLSVEFCGVKSPNPFWLASAPPTNSAYQVARAFDAGWGGVIWKTIGEPIVNVSSRYGAMDYMGSKVAGLNNIELISDRPIEVNFKEIYDIKQRYPNHVVFASLMVESKEETWQEMVKRTIDSGADGIELNFGCPHGMSERGMGSAVGQVPEYCQMITEWVVNAANKQLPVIVKLTPNVTDVRMPGRAAKAAGADGVALINTINSIMGIDLDTYAPKPCVDGLGSHGGYCGPAVKPIALHMVSQIATDPDCPDLISGIGGIQKWQDAVEHMLCGATTVQVATAAMHYGFRIVEQLASGMKNWMREKGFETPHDFIGLSSSKIREWKNLNLNHKVVAEIDQQKCINCGLCYIACEDGCHQSINKTHKPVSDLASNGYSDRVYKSGSRTGMAGAGADGIVNMYQINQETCVGCNMCSLVCPVEGCITMKQIDTGKEPMSWAQYQERLAAGTIEPIQPPEHV, from the coding sequence ATGCCTGATCTGAGTGTAGAGTTTTGCGGCGTCAAATCGCCGAATCCGTTTTGGCTGGCCTCGGCGCCGCCGACCAATTCTGCCTACCAGGTGGCACGGGCTTTCGATGCGGGATGGGGAGGCGTGATCTGGAAGACCATTGGCGAGCCCATCGTCAATGTGAGTTCCCGATACGGCGCCATGGACTATATGGGTTCCAAGGTCGCCGGTTTGAATAACATCGAGCTGATCAGCGATCGGCCGATCGAAGTGAATTTCAAGGAAATCTACGATATCAAGCAGCGCTATCCGAACCACGTCGTCTTTGCTTCGCTCATGGTCGAGTCGAAGGAAGAGACGTGGCAGGAGATGGTGAAGCGCACAATCGATTCCGGCGCCGACGGGATCGAGCTTAACTTCGGGTGCCCCCACGGCATGAGCGAGCGCGGCATGGGCTCGGCTGTCGGCCAGGTTCCCGAGTACTGTCAGATGATCACCGAATGGGTCGTCAATGCGGCCAACAAGCAGCTTCCCGTTATTGTGAAGCTGACACCGAACGTGACCGACGTTCGCATGCCGGGACGCGCGGCCAAGGCAGCCGGCGCAGACGGCGTGGCGCTAATCAACACGATCAACTCGATCATGGGCATCGACCTCGATACGTACGCGCCGAAGCCCTGTGTCGACGGCCTCGGCTCTCACGGCGGCTATTGCGGCCCGGCTGTGAAACCGATTGCTCTGCACATGGTTTCGCAGATTGCAACCGATCCCGATTGTCCGGACCTGATCAGCGGCATCGGTGGCATCCAGAAGTGGCAGGACGCCGTCGAGCACATGCTGTGCGGGGCCACAACGGTGCAGGTCGCGACAGCGGCGATGCACTACGGTTTCCGGATCGTAGAGCAGTTGGCCAGCGGTATGAAGAACTGGATGCGCGAGAAGGGCTTCGAGACGCCCCACGACTTCATCGGCTTGTCCTCCTCGAAGATTCGCGAGTGGAAGAATCTGAACCTGAATCACAAGGTCGTCGCGGAAATCGATCAGCAGAAGTGCATCAACTGCGGCCTGTGCTACATCGCCTGCGAAGATGGCTGCCACCAGTCCATCAATAAGACTCACAAGCCCGTCTCGGACCTTGCCAGCAACGGCTACAGCGATCGCGTGTACAAGAGCGGCAGCCGCACCGGTATGGCCGGCGCCGGAGCCGACGGCATCGTGAATATGTACCAGATCAACCAGGAAACCTGCGTGGGCTGCAACATGTGCTCGCTGGTGTGTCCGGTTGAAGGCTGCATCACGATGAAGCAAATCGACACGGGCAAGGAGCCGATGAGTTGGGCGCAGTATCAGGAACGCCTGGCCGCAGGCACGATCGAGCCCATCCAGCCGCCGGAGCACGTGTAA